The Methylomicrobium agile genome has a segment encoding these proteins:
- a CDS encoding ribonucleoside-diphosphate reductase subunit alpha, producing MEAAAVHPARHDPNTAEIGTFSTPSPLRLPDYGLEVIRRNRAVAAFQPEKIAIAITKAFLAVEGQHSVNSARIREQVAQLTASVVDALTRRLPGGGTVHIEDIQDQVELALMRSGAHDVARAYVLYREKHAEQRAAQQPLENAAPILHVDDGGHRRPLDSSAFIALCREACTGLSDVDAERVWAQTLPNLYDGMPLAAVRQALVLAARTLIEAEPDYAKVAARLLLSNLRQEATGQPLTQADMAERYADCFAEFLAAGVAAELLDKRLLEFDLPRLGRALQAERDLQFDYLGLQTLYDRYFLNVEGRRIELPQCFFMRVAMGLALNEIDRETKAIEFYQVLSSFDFMCSTPTLFNSGTRHPQLSSCYLTTVSDDLDGIYQSIKENALLQKYAGGLGNDWTPVRALGSRIKGTNGHSQGVIPFLKVVNDTAVAVNQGGKRKGAVCAYLENWHLDFEEFLELRKNTGDERRRAHDMNTAAWVSDLFMQRVRSNGDWTLFSPVDVPDLHDLYGGAFAEAYQAYEAKAERGEIKLYKRVGAVQLWRKMLTMLFETGHPWITFKDACNLRSPQQHAGVIHSSNLCTEITLNTSADETAVCNLGSVNLPAHLVERDGVWRLDADKLQRTIATAMRMLDNVIDINFYATVKARNANLRHRPVGLGMMGFSDCLHKLGVSYASPEALEFADRSAEMLCYYAYRASADLAEQRGRYSSFVGSLWQQGVLPPDTLARLIETRGDLGVAASGQLDWHALRERIAQVGMRNSNCVAIAPTATIANIVGVSASIEPVYQNLYVKSNLSGEFTVVNAALVRELKALDLWDAVMVADLKYFDDSLAAIERVPETIKARYATAFEIDPEWLIEAAARRQKWIDQSQSLNLYVAAPTGSKLDRLYRLAWQRGLKTTYYLRTLGATAMEKTGDGGEPASKVCSITDPDCEACQ from the coding sequence ATGGAAGCCGCTGCCGTTCACCCCGCACGTCATGACCCAAACACCGCCGAAATCGGCACTTTCTCAACACCGTCTCCGCTACGCCTGCCGGATTATGGGCTGGAAGTGATCCGCCGCAACCGCGCCGTCGCCGCGTTTCAGCCGGAAAAAATCGCCATCGCCATTACCAAGGCCTTCTTGGCCGTCGAAGGCCAGCACAGCGTCAATTCGGCACGGATACGCGAGCAAGTCGCGCAGCTCACCGCCAGCGTGGTCGACGCCTTGACGCGGCGCCTGCCCGGCGGCGGCACTGTGCATATCGAGGATATTCAGGACCAGGTGGAACTGGCGCTGATGCGTTCCGGCGCCCACGACGTGGCCCGCGCTTACGTGCTGTACCGGGAAAAACACGCCGAGCAGCGTGCGGCCCAGCAACCGCTTGAAAACGCAGCGCCGATCTTGCATGTTGACGACGGCGGCCACCGCCGGCCGTTGGATAGTTCCGCGTTCATCGCTTTGTGCCGGGAGGCCTGCACCGGTTTGAGCGACGTCGATGCCGAGCGGGTCTGGGCGCAAACGCTGCCCAATCTGTACGATGGCATGCCGTTGGCGGCGGTGCGTCAGGCTTTGGTTTTGGCCGCGCGCACGTTGATCGAAGCCGAACCGGATTACGCCAAGGTCGCGGCCCGTCTGCTGTTGAGCAACCTGCGCCAGGAAGCGACCGGCCAGCCGCTGACGCAAGCCGACATGGCCGAGCGCTACGCCGATTGTTTCGCCGAGTTCCTCGCCGCCGGCGTAGCGGCCGAATTGCTGGATAAGCGCCTGCTGGAATTCGACTTGCCTCGCCTGGGCCGAGCCTTGCAGGCCGAGCGCGATCTGCAGTTCGATTACCTGGGTCTGCAAACCCTGTACGACCGCTATTTTCTGAACGTCGAAGGCCGGCGCATCGAATTGCCGCAGTGTTTTTTCATGCGGGTGGCGATGGGGCTGGCGCTGAACGAGATCGACCGCGAAACAAAGGCGATCGAATTTTACCAAGTGCTGTCCAGCTTCGACTTCATGTGCTCGACGCCGACCCTGTTCAACAGCGGCACCCGCCATCCGCAATTGTCGTCGTGCTATCTGACCACGGTATCCGACGACCTGGACGGCATTTACCAAAGCATCAAAGAAAATGCGCTGCTGCAAAAATACGCCGGCGGCCTGGGCAACGACTGGACGCCGGTGCGGGCGCTGGGCAGCCGGATCAAGGGCACCAACGGCCATAGCCAGGGCGTGATTCCGTTTCTGAAAGTGGTCAACGATACCGCCGTTGCGGTCAACCAGGGCGGCAAGCGCAAGGGCGCGGTGTGCGCCTATCTGGAAAACTGGCATCTGGATTTCGAGGAGTTTCTGGAATTGCGCAAGAACACCGGCGACGAACGCCGCCGCGCCCATGATATGAATACCGCCGCCTGGGTATCGGATTTATTCATGCAGCGCGTGCGGAGCAACGGCGACTGGACCTTGTTTTCGCCGGTCGACGTCCCCGATCTGCACGATTTGTATGGAGGCGCCTTTGCCGAGGCTTATCAAGCTTACGAAGCCAAGGCCGAGCGCGGCGAGATCAAATTGTACAAACGTGTCGGCGCGGTGCAGCTTTGGCGCAAGATGCTGACCATGCTGTTCGAAACCGGCCATCCCTGGATTACCTTCAAGGATGCCTGCAATCTGCGCTCGCCGCAGCAGCACGCCGGGGTGATCCACAGCTCCAATCTCTGTACCGAGATCACGCTGAATACCTCGGCCGACGAAACCGCGGTCTGCAATCTGGGCTCGGTGAATCTACCGGCGCATCTGGTTGAACGCGATGGCGTTTGGCGACTGGATGCCGACAAATTGCAGCGCACCATCGCCACCGCGATGCGGATGCTGGACAACGTCATCGACATCAATTTCTACGCGACCGTCAAAGCGCGTAATGCCAATTTGCGCCATCGACCGGTTGGATTGGGCATGATGGGCTTCTCCGACTGTTTGCACAAGCTGGGCGTCAGCTATGCCAGCCCGGAAGCGTTGGAATTTGCTGACCGCTCGGCGGAAATGCTGTGCTATTACGCCTACCGGGCTTCGGCCGATCTGGCTGAACAGCGCGGACGTTACAGCAGTTTTGTCGGAAGTTTATGGCAGCAAGGCGTGTTGCCGCCAGACACATTGGCGCGACTGATTGAAACGCGCGGCGATTTGGGTGTAGCGGCCAGCGGACAGTTGGATTGGCACGCATTGCGCGAACGCATCGCCCAAGTCGGCATGCGCAATTCCAATTGCGTGGCGATTGCGCCCACCGCGACGATTGCCAATATCGTCGGCGTATCGGCGTCGATCGAGCCGGTCTATCAGAACCTGTACGTCAAATCCAACCTGTCCGGCGAGTTCACCGTGGTCAACGCCGCATTGGTGCGCGAGTTGAAGGCGCTGGATTTGTGGGACGCAGTGATGGTGGCCGATCTGAAATATTTCGACGACTCGCTGGCGGCCATCGAACGGGTGCCGGAAACGATCAAGGCACGCTACGCGACCGCCTTCGAAATCGACCCCGAATGGCTGATCGAAGCCGCCGCGCGCCGGCAGAAATGGATAGACCAATCACAATCGCTGAACTTGTATGTCGCCGCGCCGACCGGCAGCAAACTGGACCGCTTGTACCGCTTGGCGTGGCAACGCGGGTTGAAGACCACCTATTACCTGCGTACCCTGGGCGCGACGGCGATGGAAAAAACCGGCGATGGCGGCGAGCCGGCCTCCAAGGTTTGCTCGATCACCGATCCGGACTGCGAGGCCTGCCAATGA
- a CDS encoding antitoxin yields MTTLTTRIFKNGNSQAVRIPQEFRLDVSQVEISRCPNGDLLIHPLPADRGAALLAVLQGFDDDFAEHLIEDAHEPVPMQERESL; encoded by the coding sequence ATGACCACCTTGACCACCCGCATCTTCAAAAACGGCAACAGCCAAGCGGTCAGGATTCCGCAGGAATTTCGGCTGGACGTTAGCCAAGTGGAAATCAGCCGCTGCCCCAACGGCGACTTGCTGATTCATCCGTTGCCGGCCGACCGCGGAGCCGCCTTGTTGGCAGTTCTGCAGGGCTTCGACGACGACTTTGCCGAGCATTTGATCGAAGACGCCCACGAACCAGTGCCGATGCAGGAGCGCGAGTCTTTATGA
- a CDS encoding type II toxin-antitoxin system VapC family toxin — translation MIYMLDTNMLIYLIKNKPPSIAERINNLPKNSALRMSFVTYAELLKGAERSQRKEKVLGQLEQLLRIVPVEYVVDGALCRDYASQFTRLKSAGTPIGANDLWIACHALTIGACLVTHNMREFVRIDGLIVEDWAG, via the coding sequence ATGATCTACATGTTGGATACCAATATGCTGATCTATCTGATCAAAAACAAACCGCCTTCCATAGCTGAACGTATCAACAATCTGCCCAAGAATAGCGCGCTGCGCATGTCGTTTGTCACCTATGCCGAGTTGCTGAAAGGCGCCGAGCGTAGCCAGCGCAAGGAGAAGGTCTTGGGACAATTGGAACAATTGTTGAGGATCGTGCCGGTCGAATATGTAGTTGACGGTGCTTTATGCCGGGACTATGCAAGCCAATTTACCCGATTGAAATCGGCCGGAACGCCGATAGGCGCCAACGATCTGTGGATTGCCTGCCACGCATTGACAATCGGCGCTTGTTTGGTCACGCACAACATGCGCGAGTTCGTACGGATAGACGGCTTGATAGTTGAGGATTGGGCTGGGTGA
- a CDS encoding DUF4011 domain-containing protein translates to MANEEASSIKIYCDIATKLNFACHQNAFALLRDLRIENGDSQVKYETLIVTLTANPLFLKPKSWRLDRLSAGAIVPIKDRDIELNGNFLLNLSDSMRGTVTVTIEQGEHVLAQETRSIELLAYNEWGGSDYMPELLAAFAMPNEPAIDRVLRDASLILRASGKPDGIDGYQSGSRQRVWEITSAIYSAISNLGITYAVPPASFERNGQKIRLPSQILENKIATCLDSTLLFAASLEQAGLNPILALPQGHALIGVWLQPEELTTIVIDDPETLRKRIQLKELMLIETTCVTQHPAVPFSKAISSGEQSIVVDKDNTFNAAIDIRRARAHRITPLGLKLGQTQTEADNNDARITLSLEEAPALPGFDQNAEDEKLPETPAGRLERWQRKLLDLSARNPLLNYKSTKSSLRILCPDPDLLEDKLAEGSRISIQSVPQPTSQAQDQALHQQRTGDIITDEYAREALSRNQVLVDLPEQELGLRVVDIYRKAQVALQEGGANTLYLALGFLLWKQNDKDQRRFRAPLVLLPVSIERKSVRSGVKLFAHDDEPRFNTTLLEMLRKDFEIDIRGLDGSLPGDHSGIDLNGIWNHVRQAIKEASGFEVIEEVVLGHFSFAKYLMWKDLVDRTDALRSNPVVKHLIDTPREPYPSEIEFVDRSIVDREYKPADLLTPLPADASQIAAIATADRGKDFVIIGPPGTGKSQTISNLIAHLLGKGKTVLFVSEKTAALEVVYRRLKDVDLARFCLQLHSNKASKSEVLDQLRRSWQAQHHSVSENWRKEAETLRELRDRLNVVVNRLHTRWPNGLTAHYAIGVKIRDHALASNITFNWPSANQHDAGRLEHMREAVDRLQIQACSIGNLLSEELQLISHGDWSPQWEGQIVERAGRLSSAVQGLEHAITELLDMLKIAVPDYSVLRLDALAELADILVASWRKPVAYALEPDGLDRIDALKEAITRVSNYSAAFSQLSCQYDSFAWRNVDGEEIAQHWQHAQSVWWPKRAWLRRRVIKRLKRAGAKGKPSPERDAAVLKQLRDHGEAIDRLDKSLSGFKDWQGHSTNTESLKVLHELGERIRAITGKLAEDTSALIDIRSKIRTLLADGNDLLTIDAPVGRVANRFALAHRQMQEACLEFEALAGQSIRQHFAQNRKALGAIKNTVEHIAANHAELRAWCDWRRRRDQALVLELGALVAAIESGRILPSQINEAFEAAYCSWWSSRVIGEDEVLRTFSTPEHTATIEKFRTIDGTFQKLTAAYIAAKLSGQLPVAAAIQRSSSWGVLQHELQKKARHKPVRQLIQEIPEVLTALTPCLMMSPLSVAQYLPADQALFDVIIFDEASQITVWDAVGALARGRQAIVAGDQKQMPPTNFFARADDDPDGEVDVENDLESILDELLGASIPRQTLNLHYRSKRESLIAFSNNRYYDNELITFPAPVNPDRGVRLIRPDGFYARGKARHNEGEAKAIVAEIVSRLTHIDPNVRQQSLGVVTFNTEQQSLIEDLLDDARTKNPEIEWAFSSEHMLEPVFVKNLETVQGDERDVILFSVTYGPDQSGHVTMNFGPLNRTGGERRLNVAMTRARMEMLVFSTLSHDRIDLSRTSSSAVRDLKHFLEYADRGAVVLGAAVHGSLGDFESPFESAVAKALREKGWEIHAQIGVSAYRIDLGVVHPDRPGIYLAGIECDGAMYHSSAYARERDKIRQSVLEGLGWTLLRVWSTDWWTNREKSLELLNQTLQNLLKSTQEGAEKSKSA, encoded by the coding sequence ATGGCAAATGAAGAAGCATCTTCAATCAAGATTTACTGTGATATTGCGACAAAGCTAAATTTCGCCTGTCACCAAAATGCATTTGCCTTGCTAAGGGACTTACGGATTGAAAACGGCGATTCGCAAGTTAAATACGAAACCCTGATCGTTACTTTAACTGCAAATCCATTGTTTTTGAAACCAAAATCCTGGCGATTGGATCGTCTTTCCGCCGGGGCTATTGTGCCGATCAAAGACCGCGATATCGAGTTAAACGGCAATTTTTTACTCAACTTGTCGGACTCGATGCGGGGAACGGTTACGGTCACCATAGAACAAGGCGAACACGTTTTGGCTCAGGAAACCCGATCGATTGAACTCTTGGCCTACAACGAATGGGGTGGTTCCGACTATATGCCGGAGCTTTTGGCGGCATTTGCAATGCCGAATGAACCGGCAATTGACCGTGTGTTGCGCGATGCCAGCTTGATCCTCCGCGCCTCGGGCAAGCCTGACGGCATTGACGGCTATCAATCCGGCAGCCGTCAACGCGTTTGGGAAATCACGTCAGCCATTTATTCGGCCATCAGTAATTTGGGTATCACCTATGCGGTACCTCCAGCCAGTTTTGAACGGAACGGTCAAAAGATTCGCTTACCCAGCCAGATTCTGGAAAACAAAATAGCAACCTGTTTAGACTCAACCCTGCTGTTTGCTGCCTCATTGGAACAGGCAGGTTTAAATCCGATCCTGGCTTTACCTCAAGGGCATGCGTTAATTGGTGTCTGGCTGCAACCGGAAGAATTAACGACTATCGTCATTGATGATCCAGAAACCTTACGAAAACGGATTCAGCTTAAAGAATTAATGCTCATCGAAACCACCTGCGTCACTCAGCATCCGGCGGTTCCCTTTTCAAAGGCTATCAGCAGTGGCGAGCAATCCATTGTTGTGGATAAGGATAACACCTTTAATGCGGCAATTGACATTCGACGCGCACGTGCCCATCGAATTACGCCACTGGGACTTAAATTGGGTCAGACTCAGACTGAGGCCGATAACAATGACGCTCGAATCACGCTATCACTGGAAGAAGCACCTGCACTGCCGGGTTTTGATCAGAACGCCGAAGATGAAAAATTGCCCGAAACGCCAGCAGGCCGTTTAGAACGGTGGCAACGTAAATTGCTCGACTTGTCGGCACGCAATCCACTGCTGAACTACAAATCCACTAAATCCAGTCTACGTATCCTTTGTCCTGACCCAGATTTACTTGAAGACAAACTGGCCGAAGGTTCCAGAATTTCGATTCAATCGGTTCCGCAACCCACTTCCCAAGCTCAGGATCAAGCGCTGCACCAGCAGCGTACGGGCGACATTATCACCGACGAGTATGCCCGCGAGGCTCTGTCACGAAACCAGGTACTAGTCGATCTTCCGGAACAGGAACTTGGCTTGCGTGTGGTCGATATCTACCGTAAAGCACAAGTTGCGCTTCAAGAAGGTGGTGCCAATACACTTTATCTGGCACTGGGATTTTTATTGTGGAAGCAAAATGACAAAGATCAGCGCCGTTTCCGCGCCCCACTGGTTTTATTGCCGGTTTCCATCGAGCGCAAATCGGTGCGCAGTGGCGTCAAACTCTTTGCGCATGACGATGAGCCTCGTTTCAACACGACATTATTGGAAATGTTGCGTAAAGATTTCGAGATTGATATTCGTGGCCTGGATGGCTCACTGCCCGGCGATCATAGCGGTATCGATCTGAACGGCATTTGGAATCATGTGCGTCAAGCGATTAAGGAAGCATCGGGTTTCGAGGTGATTGAAGAAGTGGTACTGGGGCATTTTTCATTTGCCAAGTATCTGATGTGGAAAGACTTGGTTGACCGTACCGACGCACTGCGCAGTAATCCGGTGGTTAAGCATTTGATCGACACCCCTCGTGAACCTTACCCAAGTGAGATTGAATTTGTTGATCGATCGATAGTGGATAGAGAATACAAACCCGCCGATTTGCTGACACCGCTACCCGCTGACGCATCACAAATAGCGGCAATTGCCACGGCAGATCGCGGAAAAGATTTTGTGATCATCGGTCCGCCTGGAACCGGAAAAAGCCAAACCATCAGCAATTTGATCGCTCATCTGCTTGGTAAAGGCAAAACCGTATTGTTTGTCTCTGAAAAAACCGCGGCATTGGAAGTGGTCTATCGCCGACTAAAAGACGTTGATCTTGCAAGATTTTGCCTGCAACTGCACTCCAATAAAGCCAGCAAATCGGAGGTTCTGGATCAATTGCGTCGGTCTTGGCAAGCGCAGCATCATTCAGTTTCCGAAAACTGGCGGAAAGAGGCGGAAACCCTTCGCGAACTCCGCGACCGCCTCAACGTGGTCGTCAACCGTTTACACACGCGTTGGCCGAATGGGTTGACGGCGCATTACGCCATCGGAGTCAAAATTCGAGACCATGCGCTGGCCTCGAACATTACCTTTAACTGGCCTTCCGCCAATCAGCACGATGCCGGACGATTGGAACACATGAGGGAAGCCGTTGACCGACTGCAAATTCAAGCTTGTTCAATCGGGAACCTATTATCCGAGGAGTTACAGCTTATCTCGCACGGTGATTGGTCGCCACAATGGGAAGGGCAAATTGTTGAACGGGCAGGACGCTTGTCCAGTGCGGTACAGGGTCTGGAACACGCTATTACCGAACTCTTAGACATGTTGAAGATCGCTGTGCCGGATTATTCGGTATTGAGACTGGATGCTCTGGCGGAGCTTGCCGATATCCTCGTCGCTTCATGGCGTAAACCGGTCGCTTATGCGTTAGAACCGGATGGCCTGGATCGTATCGATGCACTGAAAGAAGCAATAACTCGAGTATCCAACTATTCGGCGGCATTCAGCCAGCTCAGTTGCCAGTACGATTCCTTTGCTTGGCGCAACGTCGACGGTGAAGAAATTGCCCAACATTGGCAACATGCCCAATCCGTCTGGTGGCCCAAGCGTGCCTGGTTGCGCAGACGGGTCATAAAACGCCTGAAACGGGCAGGCGCCAAAGGCAAGCCTAGTCCCGAACGAGATGCAGCGGTACTTAAACAACTGCGGGATCACGGCGAGGCTATAGACCGACTCGATAAAAGTCTATCCGGATTCAAGGATTGGCAGGGACATTCAACGAACACCGAGAGCCTCAAAGTTCTGCACGAGCTGGGCGAGCGGATACGCGCAATCACCGGAAAGCTTGCAGAAGATACTTCCGCCCTGATCGATATTCGTAGCAAAATCAGAACCCTGCTGGCTGACGGCAACGATCTCTTGACGATCGATGCGCCGGTCGGACGAGTGGCAAACCGTTTTGCGCTTGCCCATCGCCAAATGCAAGAGGCTTGTCTTGAGTTCGAAGCGTTGGCCGGCCAATCGATTCGCCAGCATTTTGCCCAGAACCGGAAAGCGCTTGGCGCCATTAAAAACACAGTCGAACACATTGCGGCCAATCATGCGGAATTGCGCGCGTGGTGCGACTGGCGCAGACGTCGCGACCAAGCATTGGTACTGGAACTCGGCGCATTGGTCGCTGCGATCGAATCCGGTCGAATCCTGCCCAGCCAAATCAATGAAGCCTTTGAAGCGGCCTATTGCAGTTGGTGGTCCAGTCGTGTGATCGGCGAGGACGAGGTATTGCGAACCTTTTCTACACCGGAACACACCGCGACGATTGAAAAATTCCGCACGATTGACGGCACCTTTCAAAAACTGACCGCCGCCTACATTGCGGCCAAGCTTTCCGGTCAATTGCCTGTTGCCGCAGCCATACAACGCAGTTCCTCATGGGGCGTGTTGCAACATGAGCTGCAGAAGAAGGCCAGGCATAAACCGGTACGCCAGTTGATTCAGGAAATTCCTGAAGTATTAACCGCGTTGACGCCCTGTCTGATGATGTCACCGTTATCGGTTGCGCAATACTTACCAGCAGACCAAGCTTTATTTGACGTCATTATTTTCGACGAAGCTTCGCAAATCACGGTTTGGGATGCCGTAGGCGCGTTAGCCCGCGGTCGCCAGGCGATTGTCGCAGGCGACCAAAAGCAAATGCCGCCGACAAACTTTTTCGCCCGGGCCGATGACGATCCCGACGGCGAAGTGGACGTGGAAAACGACCTGGAAAGTATTCTTGACGAGCTACTCGGGGCCAGCATTCCCAGGCAAACGCTCAATCTGCACTATCGCTCAAAACGAGAAAGTCTGATCGCTTTCTCAAACAATCGCTATTACGACAACGAATTAATTACCTTCCCAGCGCCTGTCAATCCCGACCGTGGCGTTCGCTTGATTCGTCCCGACGGCTTTTACGCTCGCGGCAAGGCGCGGCATAACGAAGGCGAAGCTAAAGCCATCGTTGCTGAAATTGTGTCCCGTTTAACCCACATTGATCCGAACGTACGCCAACAAAGCCTTGGCGTCGTCACGTTTAATACCGAGCAACAGTCGTTGATTGAAGATTTACTGGACGATGCGCGCACGAAAAATCCGGAAATCGAATGGGCGTTTTCTTCTGAACACATGCTGGAACCTGTATTCGTCAAAAACCTTGAAACCGTACAAGGCGACGAGAGGGATGTGATTTTATTCAGCGTTACCTATGGTCCCGACCAGAGTGGGCACGTCACCATGAACTTCGGCCCGCTCAATCGTACCGGGGGCGAAAGACGCCTTAACGTTGCCATGACCAGAGCCCGGATGGAAATGTTGGTGTTTTCGACACTGAGCCACGACCGCATTGATTTGTCGCGTACCTCGTCGTCTGCGGTTAGAGATTTGAAGCATTTTCTGGAATATGCCGACCGAGGAGCCGTAGTACTCGGTGCAGCCGTTCATGGATCATTAGGGGATTTTGAATCGCCGTTCGAATCTGCGGTCGCAAAAGCTCTACGCGAGAAAGGCTGGGAGATTCACGCGCAAATCGGCGTCTCAGCCTATCGGATTGATTTAGGGGTAGTCCATCCTGACCGCCCCGGAATTTATCTGGCCGGAATTGAGTGTGATGGCGCTATGTATCACAGCTCGGCTTACGCACGTGAACGAGATAAAATCCGTCAATCGGTGCTTGAGGGGCTTGGGTGGACCTTGCTCCGAGTTTGGTCTACCGACTGGTGGACTAATCGAGAAAAATCTTTAGAACTGCTAAATCAAACCCTGCAAAATCTTTTGAAATCAACTCAAGAGGGCGCAGAAAAATCCAAGTCTGCATAG
- a CDS encoding LysR family transcriptional regulator, with amino-acid sequence MELIHLRILLALKRHGTLSAAADTLHLTQSALSHQIKNLEQRLGVTLWYKQGRSLILSQAGRYLSEVAESVIATVDSAENHLAQLAAGKTGKLTIGIECHACYEWFRNILQPYLRAWPELTVEVTSRYRFESFEAIRQYKLDAVLTSDPVDNGLLSYQPLFDFELVLIVADSHPLAGRTEITPADLRGETVLTYPVARERLDMFRKVLQPAGIEPAAHIPVEETDIMLQLAAAGRGVCLLPEWLLADKHAKLGLTGLRFAGLPIGKTMYLACRHEDAGLEYLRWLVEHAATAVEVEAHR; translated from the coding sequence ATGGAACTGATTCATTTGCGCATTCTGCTGGCGTTAAAACGCCATGGCACGCTAAGCGCGGCGGCGGATACCCTGCACCTGACCCAGTCGGCGCTGTCGCATCAGATTAAAAACCTGGAGCAGCGTCTGGGCGTGACGTTATGGTACAAACAGGGACGTTCGCTGATATTGAGCCAGGCGGGGCGCTACTTGTCGGAGGTTGCCGAATCGGTGATTGCCACCGTCGATTCGGCGGAAAATCATCTGGCGCAACTGGCTGCAGGCAAAACCGGCAAACTGACCATAGGCATCGAGTGCCACGCCTGCTACGAGTGGTTTCGCAATATTCTGCAACCCTATCTGAGAGCTTGGCCGGAGTTGACCGTCGAAGTGACCTCGCGCTACCGCTTCGAGTCGTTCGAAGCCATCCGCCAATACAAACTGGACGCGGTGCTGACCTCCGACCCGGTCGATAACGGCCTGCTCAGCTATCAGCCGCTGTTCGATTTCGAACTGGTCTTGATCGTCGCCGACAGCCATCCGCTGGCCGGCCGCACTGAAATTACCCCGGCCGATTTGCGCGGCGAAACGGTGTTGACCTATCCGGTGGCACGCGAGCGCCTGGACATGTTCCGCAAGGTGCTGCAACCCGCCGGCATCGAGCCCGCCGCCCACATCCCGGTTGAAGAAACCGACATCATGCTGCAACTGGCCGCCGCCGGCCGCGGCGTCTGTTTGCTGCCGGAATGGCTGTTGGCCGACAAACACGCCAAGCTCGGACTGACCGGCCTGCGTTTCGCGGGTCTGCCCATCGGCAAAACCATGTATTTGGCCTGCCGGCACGAAGATGCCGGCTTGGAATATTTACGCTGGTTGGTGGAACATGCCGCAACGGCAGTGGAAGTCGAAGCACATCGTTAA